One genomic segment of Culturomica massiliensis includes these proteins:
- a CDS encoding fimbrillin family protein has protein sequence MKRKQVLTAVVTSLFITTACTLEKEIQEEINAPVALQLSSRIKASTRSNTQSTSITEGQTVYAWADKTTGDPHIKAWTLRAKGDNTFTGSARYFPQSGEALNIYALHGHFGTDMREDITDFPASGLIHTVSADQTTTVEYAKSDLLYAAEKSVARTGASGGTKRLVLNFYHLLSKVEIALKAGTGLTRNDLNGATVTLMNTKLKADFRPEQDNEISDGTARAAMVRPAATENTPEPILIPAKVIPGDDFSGADYAEAVIVPQTIGDAGEIPFIKVNLASGRELYYKINNKTFESGKKYIFNITVNLPGLEVTSSIEDWADGGTTSGDAEADENEIVVREDGTWRIVLDSEREKTYNIVFLGDGFIEEDNVVGGAFDKEVEKSLDFIFSKQPLKTYKDYFKVYQVYAHSNERGADKNARENIIDTKFDATFGWNGINRLLVIRDEWTAITYANKALPNYHMIFVLVNDPMHGGSGGNIITASVNDWSHLTALHEMGHRFGLGDEYEDRLVAIGKDRKEAALYSNLDITGDPTKVKWKHFIGRPGYSSENVYEGGYYFSDGVWRPSRYSIMNILDTDQGFNAISREAIVRHVFQWIGETFDMDEFYRRDDPAETHPTPAAISNNPIPMPPPLELYYESLYKKPFRPHGANPI, from the coding sequence ACAAGTACTTACAGCAGTTGTCACCTCCTTATTTATAACAACAGCTTGTACCCTTGAAAAAGAGATACAAGAGGAGATTAATGCCCCCGTAGCGCTGCAACTGAGCAGTCGTATCAAAGCTTCTACGCGCAGCAATACCCAATCGACATCGATTACCGAAGGACAGACCGTATATGCCTGGGCAGATAAAACGACAGGCGATCCGCACATCAAAGCCTGGACCCTGAGAGCCAAAGGAGACAATACCTTTACCGGAAGTGCCCGGTACTTTCCGCAAAGCGGTGAAGCTTTAAATATCTATGCACTCCACGGTCATTTCGGAACAGACATGAGGGAAGACATCACGGACTTTCCTGCATCGGGCCTGATACATACGGTTTCAGCCGACCAAACGACAACGGTCGAATATGCCAAGTCCGACCTGTTGTATGCCGCCGAAAAAAGTGTCGCCCGGACAGGAGCTTCCGGTGGTACCAAAAGACTGGTCTTAAATTTCTATCACCTTCTTTCCAAAGTAGAAATAGCGTTGAAAGCCGGTACAGGCCTGACGAGAAATGACCTGAACGGTGCTACCGTTACCCTCATGAATACAAAATTGAAAGCCGACTTCAGACCGGAACAAGATAACGAAATAAGCGACGGGACAGCACGCGCAGCAATGGTAAGACCGGCAGCCACAGAAAACACCCCCGAACCCATTTTAATCCCCGCAAAGGTCATTCCGGGAGATGATTTCTCCGGTGCCGATTATGCCGAAGCCGTTATCGTTCCGCAAACGATCGGAGACGCCGGGGAAATCCCGTTCATCAAAGTAAACCTTGCATCCGGCAGGGAGTTGTATTATAAAATAAATAACAAAACATTCGAAAGCGGTAAAAAATACATTTTCAACATCACCGTCAACCTGCCCGGACTGGAAGTGACTTCCAGCATCGAAGACTGGGCTGACGGCGGCACCACTTCAGGCGATGCCGAGGCAGACGAAAATGAAATCGTCGTCAGAGAAGACGGAACTTGGCGTATCGTTTTAGACAGCGAACGCGAAAAAACATACAATATCGTATTTCTGGGCGACGGCTTTATCGAAGAAGACAACGTTGTAGGCGGAGCCTTTGACAAAGAGGTGGAAAAATCCCTGGATTTTATATTTTCCAAACAGCCTCTTAAAACATACAAAGATTATTTTAAAGTATATCAGGTTTATGCCCACTCGAACGAGCGCGGAGCCGATAAAAACGCAAGGGAAAATATCATCGACACTAAATTCGACGCTACTTTCGGCTGGAACGGAATCAACCGTCTACTGGTAATAAGGGATGAGTGGACCGCAATCACGTACGCCAACAAAGCGCTTCCCAACTATCACATGATTTTCGTTTTGGTAAACGATCCGATGCACGGCGGATCCGGAGGAAATATAATCACGGCTTCTGTTAACGATTGGTCGCATTTAACCGCTCTACACGAAATGGGACATCGATTCGGCCTGGGAGACGAGTATGAAGACCGGCTAGTAGCTATCGGAAAAGACCGCAAGGAAGCAGCACTTTATTCCAACCTGGATATCACAGGTGATCCGACAAAAGTAAAATGGAAACACTTCATCGGACGCCCGGGGTATTCCTCGGAAAATGTCTATGAAGGAGGATACTATTTTTCCGACGGCGTATGGCGCCCGTCACGTTACAGTATCATGAACATACTGGATACCGATCAAGGGTTTAACGCCATATCCAGAGAGGCTATCGTACGGCATGTTTTCCAATGGATCGGAGAAACATTCGATATGGATGAATTTTACAGGCGCGACGATCCGGCAGAGACACATCCGACTCCGGCAGCCATAAGTAATAATCCGATCCCGATGCCACCTCCCCTCGAATTATATTATGAATCGTTGTACAAAAAGCCGTTCAGACCACATGGCGCAAACCCAATATAG
- the ybaK gene encoding Cys-tRNA(Pro) deacylase codes for MKISKTNAARLLDKAGITYELIPYEVDENDLAATHVATQLSENIHCVFKTLVLHGDKTGYFVCVIPGDLEVDLKLAAKASGNKKADLIPMKDLLPVTGYIRGGCSPIGMKKLFPTFIHPTCNDFSFIYISAGIRGLQIKINPRNLIGFIQAKVTELSIPTY; via the coding sequence ATGAAAATCAGCAAAACCAATGCAGCACGGTTACTCGATAAAGCCGGAATTACCTATGAACTGATTCCTTACGAAGTCGATGAAAATGATCTGGCAGCAACGCATGTAGCGACACAATTAAGTGAGAATATTCATTGTGTATTCAAAACACTGGTATTGCACGGAGACAAAACCGGTTATTTCGTCTGTGTCATTCCCGGAGACCTTGAAGTCGACCTGAAACTGGCCGCCAAAGCTTCCGGTAATAAAAAAGCCGACCTTATCCCCATGAAAGATTTACTTCCCGTTACCGGCTATATCCGGGGCGGTTGCTCGCCGATCGGCATGAAGAAACTTTTTCCGACATTTATCCACCCTACCTGTAATGATTTCTCCTTTATATATATCAGTGCCGGCATCCGGGGACTTCAAATCAAAATCAATCCCCGAAATCTAATCGGATTTATTCAGGCAAAAGTAACTGAACTCTCGATACCTACATATTAA